In Mustela erminea isolate mMusErm1 chromosome 7, mMusErm1.Pri, whole genome shotgun sequence, the genomic stretch acaaCACTTTTGACATTTAATGAAAATCTCTCCAAAACtcagaaaaactcaaaatttgGCTTTTATGACTTAGAGACTCTTCCACGTTCTGAACCTCATTTCTGTTGAAATGTAAATATGTAGTAAGAGAACTCTCCAGGGCTCCTGACATCCTTGGAGGTTATCCAGAAACCTACTGTGAGTATTCATTCGATATAGGAGATGTTTTGGTCAATTGGTATAAGAGAAATTTTCTTACACTTTGGGTCCGATCCATTACCTAGAAAAATGGCCTCAGAGCTAATGCTCATGGTATTTAGAGTTTCAGAAGCTTGTACTCTCACAGGAACACTGAAAGAAGGCAAGTCTTGTTTCCGCTGTTGTATGCAGCTGTGTCAGACGTATGCATTTTCCTAACCAGTGCCATAATCAAGTGAGAGGACAGGTCCATCACCACAATTTTCTCTTGCCATTCCCTTCATCCTTTGGTTCACAGGAAATGGGGAATTTGAGATCCAGAAAATTCGATAATTTGAATAGTTCCAGGATGAGTAATGAAGTATGTTTGAACTGATTTGGAGGAGAGATGTATACTCATGTAGTTGTTAAATTCCAGGTCAAAGAGATGCTCTAAAATCATCGTTTACAGAGAATTACTCTGCACCAAGAAAGGTCAATTAGCTGATCTAAGATTAAACCATGAATGAAGGGTAATATCTCCTAACTTCTTGTTCAATTAGGGATGAAGGTAAGAAAGTAGAATTCCTAATAGGTCagcaaaatgaattttgaaaacttgTTTCACTTCAGCCTTTattgtttaaaattctctattttttttcttaaattagaaGGTAGAATgagctaaaattaattttaaggtttttttctagCCACCTTTCTAAAAATAGTGATCTTAGAATTATTTTGTAGGTAATAGGTATAAAAACAATAGAAGTCTGAATCAAACATGCAGAAGGCTACATAGTCAGataggtggttttattttatattatgtttcaAAATCTCTAGTAGGAACTGGTTTGCTGGAGCTTTATAGCTTTCTCTGAAAACTGAAATGTGGAAAATACTAAACATAGTGTTACTTAAtagaaattttattcaaaaactaACATGAAGTGAAAAACAAGTTGTTAACAAAATGGAAGCCTATGTGGGTTAGATTTTTTTCTGAAGGCTAAATGTCAACTCAACTTTGAGTAACAGAAAATAGTTCATGTGGCATCCATTGTATCTAATCACGCTCTGTGAACACAGACAAATGTGGTTGTGGCTGCAATTGTTTTGCCTGCGTTCAACCCAAAGTGCTTCCTACACTTAAGTCATAGCTTATATTTTATGCCCATGGCCATCTGTGGTCAGGACATCTTAACCTACATAGAATAATATGGTTTGCAATGCTTTCTTGAtcccaatatttttaaatttcatgttaatTTCTATTGGTGTCTATCAGCACatttccactcccacccccaacaaaCATTTATGAGCTTTGAAGGCCAGCTTCAAGtggttttcaaaaaacaaaatttcctttttcaatctcctaccatttttttcttcctttaaaaaattttattgagtcATGTGATGCTTTTAAATGGGATGACCATAAATATACACAACAGCCAAATTAATGAAACTTTTGATTGACTTTTCCAAACTTCCCACAGACTTTCCATTTATTACTCTGATCACAAAGTACTCTTGGGAGTGGTATTGCCTGAGAATTCCCACACGAATAATGAGATAAATTTTCCCACAGACTTCGTCACTCCTTCTTAAGTTCATATTCATACATCGACCACAACTGTGGTGCATGCTGAGCTGCACTAAAATTCTGCTACATTGGGTTCTTGGAAAgacaaataaagcaaatataaccTATGTGTCAATGTACTTTAAAACACGACTCTTCTCTCTTCATCCCTAATTTAGAATCCAGACTTAAAAGTAGTTGAATATGACAACTCGACATATTGACAGGCAAAATAACTTCCCAAATAACCAGATGTGTTTTGTCCAATTATCCCAGTTGGAGATCTAGTTTTATAGTTCCATATTTTTACACTTATTAAGTGTGTTTTATATACCATATAGCCTTTAAGGTATCCTATAATTTCATCCTAGTAACAGATAAATGTAATTCTCATTTGGAAAACTGAGGCTTTAGAGGTTAAGTGCCTTGACTAAGACTATGACTGTTGTGATCCTCAGTCGGAGGCAGAGCTGCTGTTTGAAGCCATATGTTCTTCTTCTGCATTTCTACTCTTACCTACTGTCTTCCAAGTGATGCTGCAATCAGGCCAGAGGCTAGTGAGTCCAAGCCATTCACTCACTCCAGCTGCACTTTGCAGCACCTCTGGGAGGCTATTTTCAGTTATTCCTTTCATTAATATCCACTATTCTATCATGGTTAGCCTTTTGGTCCTATCTGGTTTATGTTTTTAACTACTTCTAGTTCAAAAATTCATAAATCAacagcttcaaaatacataaggtgttacttattttaaataggtAACCATAGCTTtccaaccaaaaaccaaaacaaaattacCATATACTTCTTGattataaagaatttaaatactAGAAGTTGGATGTTTTTACTGATTTGGGGTTCTTCTTCGGGTGATTGTATAAAACATGAAGATATAATCATTTATCATGATCTTATAATTCTTTGGACCTCTCTCAGATTATCTGCCTTAGAGGAGAATGCTACCAATCAAATTAAACTCTCTTAACTCCAGGgttaaaatgaagaaagcatACACAGGCTCCAATACACATTGTCTTTTCTAGCTCTGAATACTTTCCTCCATAGTATAGCTTTGTGATAAAGCAAAATATAGGATCTCTGAAATGTGTCCATAATGACAGACAAACTGGTATATTTCTTCCTGTAACTacttattctttccttcattcatccTTAAGCTCATTCTAGGTCCCTCCTCTCTATATATATCCAAAGGCAGAATTGCTTATGATTAAGGTGTAAGGGGCAGTTCTTCTGAGGATACATATAATTATACTTTTCAAGATTCTTAGAGTTAGTaagatatataaagtatatatagaaCATAATGAAGACAGTTCTTTAGTTAGTGATTGCTTGTGTATCCTAGATCAATAATTATCAGACAGCTCTTTGGTTTTTAAGATGcagatattttgatatttatggAATAGATATTCTGTCTACTGATATGCTTGACTCAAAGAAAGTCCTGTGTGCAGTGACAGAACTTCTTTTCCAGGAATAGCAATTcatattttttgagatataatatcatatatttcCTTAAGATTTATGCAAGGTGAAacttttccatttcatatttttatatgttccaGCAGTGAGAtggtttattttaattccattgcATAGTTGTCTCCAAGCaccacttatatttattttaagagagggCCGCAAAAAGCCACGCCTGGACAATGATCTCCTGAATTGCACCAGCACAATTTAATACAATACCATTACATTGAAAACATTTACATGTATAGCTGCAAATCTACTTATTTTAAGCAcagtttatataatattttgacagacaaaaatatatgtttagaaCCATTATTTGTATCTGTCTGTTCAGTAGCAAATTTACAATAAATTATACAGTATGCAGGAATAAATTTTCtcagagactaaaaaaaaaagtcacactttatgtttaaaatacaatgcaaattcattatttccaaataaaacagCTAATAGCCATTAGCGTAGATTCACTTATTTCAAGCTTACATTCATTTGACATTCACATAAAATTCATTACTTTTAACAGTAGCAACAAAGTAGAATTTTGACATTGAGTGTTTGAAAGCTTGTTGACTTATCAGTCCAGCTATAAGCTTGATGTTTTGGAAAACATGTGTGTGGAGAAGAACACATTAAAATTACCCAAAAAAAACATGTTACAATTATTGTAgaagtatgaaaataaaatatatgttttatccTAATGCTTTATCCACAGGTATTGCCTCCAGAGGTTAATATAGCCAGTGTCTaaaatgtttctgttgttttattttcattgagaATGGGTTTTTGAAAATTAGACTCACTGAGTGAAGCTGGAAGAATACAAAGCCACCAGCATTACCCGTGAAGTCAAAACAGCAGAGATGAGCATAAGGCATTGTCTTCTGAGAGTCACAACTTTGTTCCTTCcttggaaatgggaaaatgtgcATGTGAATGTGCCTAACAACTCTGTGATCATTGTTTCATTCCTTCTGATCAacattttttgtccttttaaaaaaatcaccttactcgggatgcctgggtggctcagttggttaagcagctgccttcggcccaggtcatgatcccagagtcctgggatcgagtcccacatcgggctccttgattggcagggagcctgcttctccctctgcctctacctgccgctctgtctgcctgtgctcactctcgctcctctctctctctgataaataaataaaaaatcttaaaaaaaaatcgccTTACTAATATTTAGCATATTTATTAGTGGATTTTATACTAAACTAgctttttttgtaaatttagttTGAGAGTAGGTATGAAATAACACATGAAGTAAAAATAGGGCATTATTTATTGGTCTATATTATTTGTGACAATATATTATTTAAGCgatttagtttttaatattttggacaAGGTAAACCCTTTCCCCCACTTTATCTTTCTATTGTTACAAAAATGAATGGAATGGAAGAAATTTTCACTgttaatatttattctatttcccCAGATTTAAATATGGTTATTGCACATATCTGAACATATTTGGACAACTGTTGCCCAGTAAAGTTGCAAACTATAACATCTTCAGAGAGACTAAATCCCTGTTGTATTTTCTTATGGGCGATGTTTTCCATGGAAGTTGCCACCTTAATAGGTTGAAACAAAAACTCAGGGTGATGGAGTGCATCGAAACAATTATTCAGGCAGTGTGTTGGAGAGCATGGCACATGTGAAGGATCAGAGGTACCAGGAACAGCAGTCCCCAGCAAGTCATCACTTCCGTGCCGAATGTTTCCATCATTGTACTTTGTCCTTTGTGAGCTTCCTGTCCTGGGTTCTTCTCTCCATCCATGTCGTAGAATCTTGGGATTCCCACACTTACCATTTCCAAAAATGTGCTCCTTCCAAGTACTCCATTGGGCACTAGGCGTAAAGAAAATTCTGAGCaaacagaaaagtgaaaggaattttcttttcacttaaacaTAGATGATGTTCTATAAAGATTCTGAATGCAACATCATATTCTCCATCAAGCTTTTATAAAGCATTAAAGTATGGGACATTATaacatgtaaaattatttaattcctattttaaaaaattaccctgTGAATTTAACTCATGTTTAATAACAAAGAGATGTATTATTTGATGCTTTTagacaattataattttttaataggaATTCTAGCTTCCTGGACACAATTTTTATACTTAATGCTGAACATGGAATTAACTTTATTTTGTCTATGAATTGCAAAACAAATGTTTTTGGACAATGTGCTTTAGTTTAAATAAGTCATGTTGCCTTTCCTTATTGGATGAAATGCTAAGATCATATTTTAGCTCATCAATTCACTCTGTTTTTATAGACACAGCTCTGGTTATTTCTATAATGTGGCCtctgagaaagaatttaaaattctaaaatggaTACAaaccattgcatatatatatatatatatatttatatattttttaactccagaaaaggagaaaagtaatatttaatgaCCAACCTCATGAAAGTTATGTGGACACCAAATGTTAAAATTGATGgcttttcccccttaggacttatttttactttctgctttcttctgcattttaaaattcactacTCTCCGTAGTGGTGATTTGTCTAGTACCTAAGACCGGCTTTTGCAAGAATTACCGCAGAGTCACTCTCTTGACACTAAACCATCCTCATGAATGAATGTCCAAAATTaagtgaattttgtttttttagtgttaTCAGGAGGTGCTGTTTATCTCTCATTAACTTTAACTGGTGCTATGCTGCTACCTCACTTTCTATATGGCTCAATTTTACTTCCAGTACCAGGTTAGATAGGAAGCCAAGACATTACTTCTTTTGTCATGAAGCAAAACTACAAAAGCTTCAGATGAAGGTAAAAACCCACTCTTCTTCCTGTCACTTTCTGCTTAATGGCCTTCTTGATTTACTGCTTTCAGGTTGCCGAATTATCATGACTTCCATCCTCCAGGTACGTGTCTCAATGCATATGGTAGTTGTTAGACATACTCCAAGGAGATAGTGCTCTTCTACAAAGATGGATTCTACTTTTCTATTACCTTGTACCTAAAGAAATGACACAACacaatattttttatgtgtttgcttTGTCTGTGCTCAGAATAATACATGCCACTACCAAAAGAGAAACGAATTGCTTATTCAGCAAATGTTCTAGTTAAGAACGTGAAAGAAGGAATTAATCATCACATCAGGACAATCAGTGGTTAATTTGTTGCACCATTCATTGGAGTGATGGCAAGTTCCTCTCCTGACTTCACTGTGACAATAAACTAGACCCACTAGTGCATTAGCAGACAGGTCTTGATCAAGTCCACCTAGATTCCTTGGTTCTttcttatctacttttttttttttcagaataaagataaataatctgTTTGGCCCTGTGTTCTTTGAGGGGGGCTTAATTCAATTTTGAATACTTAAGAAAACTAACTAGAGTCAGAATCAAGTGAGGATGAGAAATATTGATGAGAAAGCAAGCTGTTGCTTTTACAGATGCTTCCTTCTCGCTTGGTTTGCATTTGTGCAATTGCACTTCTATATGGATTTTTGTCCTCCTGAATGCTGTTcacttttaaagtatattttttatatgctGCAACCCATCCCTCCCGGACTAGCCTTCCGTGGTACTCAGTTTGTGAAAGCAGTATTTAATTTGGATGGGGGTGTTACGCGTTATCTTCAGTCCCAGACCCCTCTGGGCTGGAGTCGATGTCAACGAAGGCCTCCTTATTGGTAAACGTGGAGCTGAGAGTTAGGCTTTGTCGGGGCTTCACAGGGGCAAGTTCAtccaatttaatattttcatttttgaccAGAATTGTCTTATccatgttttcttcactgtgcctTGCGACAACAGCATCAAACACATCTAATTTGGGAGGCAAGCTTCCACTTTCAAATAGGTATTTGGCTAGATAGGAGATGCAAATGTTGGATAAGAAAGAGGTAATCATGGCGAGGGTTTTAAATGGGAATCTCTGATTGTATATGCCGTTCTTATCAGAGTAGTAGCCAGGGTAAAAGATCAAGGGCTGAAGGTACAGATATGGCTCCCCACCGGTGATTCTCAAGAAAAGGCCAGACACGTAACCCGCCACAGCCCCGTACGTGTTGGTTCCCTTGACGAAGAGCACACAGAGCAGCTGGGGGAAGATGATGATGTAAACGAGGTCTGAGCTGAGGTACCAGAGCCCGTACACGGTCTTCGTGAGTAAGGCCATGGCTGTGGCGGACGCTCCAAACACAAACACCGTGATTCGCATGACCCAGATGATTTCCTTGTCTGATGCCTGCAAGAAATTGCCACAGTGACAGCTTTTCACACAGTGCATTGGTTCATTTACGTGAAGAGTGAGATGCCTCTCTGTGCTTTAAAACTGGTCTAAACAGTTGCCCTGGTTCATATAGTTCAATGTGGGCAAAATCAGCCTAAACCACAGCAGAGGAAGTAAGCCATCTAGGTGGCCTCCCTGGTGGGCCTTTGGGAGGGGTTTCTCTGTGCCATGTGCAGAAGCATGGGCAGCTACATGTTTCCCTGAATGTGCATGGGAGAGGGGCGTGAGCTACTGTGCCATCATAGGGAAATAATAATGCAAGAAAGGTCTTCACATAACGGAGTTTACATATTAAGGAATAATTCCTAGGTGGCTGTGAGGAGGCACAGCCCACTCTTGCTTGCTGTGTCCTGGGAGTCCCATCATCTTTAAGTCTAGCCACCCTAAAAACAAGTGGGGCCATTTTGTTCACTATGAcctagaaaaactaaaaaaactagAGAAAGACAAAGCCTTAGTGAAGGAGGAAGGTGAATAGGTTTATTGGCTCCTTAGTGACACAACAGTGCTCTTCTGCACCGACTTGATTCAGTCTGGTCAGTCACACCGAGGGCAGTTTTCTTATCAATGTAGACTTGGGAGTTCAACTGCACAAATGCCTACCAAATAACTTGCTCACTATGTTCTgcttcaagttctttttttttttttatcatacttCATTAAACTCAAAGTTTTTTGATACTTTAGGTTTCATGACTCTTTCATTAGAAAGACAAGCAATGTAAATTATAGCAATATGAATGTACCTCTCAAAAAATACTCGTGTTGATATGTTCCTTTCCATATGAACATGAATGATAACatgcattaaaaatgtttatgtacaGCTTAAATAAAATTCAGCATTATTTAACCTTGTGTGCTTAATCAAACTAGGGTCTGATTTTAATATAGGATATTACTATATATACAATACTACAGACACAATAAATATAaaggtaacaacaacaacaacagcaacaacaacaataatgttATGTCTGAAAAAAACCATTCTTACATTTTGTCTGAATGAAAGCTGGTAGATGTTCCGGGCAAACATGGAACTTGCTGACAAGATGGAAGAATCTGCTGAGGACATAACAGCAGCAGAAACTGCACCaagaccaaagaaagaaatgtacacAGGGCAGAGGTACTTCAGAACAATTGGTAAAATCATGTCCGCTTCATTGTTGTCTTTGGGATCTAGAGGCCCATATGAAGTCTGGTTCCAGTCTgttgaacagaaaaaaacaaatataaaaacatccaaagaaatgtatattctttatccatctgGGGGTCATCCTATCTACTAAGAGCTTTTGAAATTTAGAATGTATTAATAAGTCTAATTAGAGGAGAAGTCTATAATTAGGTCTAGAAATCTAACTAGGTATGTTGGTCTAAGTGGGTGGGAAGTCCATTGTCTTATATATAATCCTGGCTTCTAATGGGTTTGGGTACACTTAGCCTTATTCATAAGAcctgttatctatctatctgtttatctatctgtcatctatctaatCATCTATCAATcatcatctatcatctacctgCCTATCTATCTTTCAATCATCAGTTTTCTATCTACTTATCTGCCTAGTTATTACCTATTTCTCTTCTGTAATTATGACATAAAATTGTACAGAATCACAGATCACAAATATTATAAGACAAAAGCATGGAGTATTTCTTCAACCAGTTGGAGATGTGAGAGGACACTCAGTGATCCAGTCCTCAGTCACACATGCATTAATGTTTAGGCAATAGTGGAGATATTCTCACCCATCCTTTTCCTGTATATAAACTTGGTTTTGGAGCACCCTCAGCATTATTTTTCCCTCAACTAAATTCCTTCTTGCATTGGATTCCACTTATTGGAAACAGGGGGCAGGGTAGATAAAGGAAAGTCCTTGTTTATTGAGTAGAAAGTGCAGGTATGAGACTGCACTTCAGAAGGATTTTGGAATCTGTGTAAAGGGACTCAAAacataaaagatagaaaaagtcTCAAGGAAACAGGAGGGCATGGGCACCAGAGATGCCCAGACAACAGTTTGCAGCGCATCTCTAAGTCTGTGGGACAGGCTGttaaaaacaatgttaaaagCAAGTTTGACATTGGGAGGATgagagagaaatgggcagaaaatggCAAgtgcttgattttattttttttttaaagattttatttatttatttgacagagagagatcacaagtaggcagagaggcaggcagagagagagagagagagaggaagaagcaggctccctgctgagcagagagtctgatgagggactcgatcccaggaccctgggatcatgacctgagccgaaggcagcggcttaacccactgagccacccaggcacccctagtgcTTGATTTTAataaagcaagaagaagaaagaagaatcatCACTGGATTCATTCAGTGGTTCACAAGCCTTAATGAACATTGGGATCTCTCAGGCATGCCTTTACAATGCAGAATATCCTGAAAGATTCTGATAGCATAGGTCTGAATGATGACACGATTTGCCAAGTCTGGGAAGTCACCAATTATAGTTAGTGCAATATATTAACCTTTGGagtaaaattttattacagaGTGTtaccagtttattttatttcacaaaataacaATGTGAAGCTGATTTAGAAATTACATACATAAATTGTGCAACcactacatttttataaaataaataatatatatgtgcctgaaaatgttttttaaaaccacaaagcCAAAGTAAACAGCATGTAgtttcttcaaatatataaaaggttttttgaaaaaaataaaataagaaaatgtgcttTCAAGTTTTTAAGCTTGAAACTTAGAAATTATATCTGATATTGATACTACAAGGAAAATAAGAcactgtattttttgtttaagaaagtttatgtctttttattgtaATTGAAGGTGTTGCATGGTCAATTAAACACTATCagcattattttccaaaattttccattattcttttaaatgcagCCAAAACCCCGAGTGTTTTGACTTATACAAACCTATCCATTACCAGTCGAAGACTCACCAAcattaatattattctttttcaacAGAATCTGAGATGAACCACTAGTAAAATAAGGTATaagattatttacattttatgatgAGTTGGTCTGCTGAACTCTAGAATTCATAGAATAAATTACATCTTCAAACTGACTTTTTAGCTAGTGAAATTCTGCATTGTGCtaattaatctgtttttttcttattaagtagAAAATGGccattaagattttattgtaaAGGGTACAAAAATATCTTGTGCACCATGCAAGATAGAGAAAATCAtggtgaaaacaaacaaaaaaaataagtttatctttgaatatatagttctttttttattatgttatatttttcaccatatagtacatcattagttgttgatgtagtgttccatgctTCATTGTTtgggtataacacccagtactgtTTACTCATACTATTGTGTACTGAAGAATACAATGGAATCTTTAAATGTACATTAATATTGCTCCTTTTTTATTTGCTGAACTTTGATGGTATAATTCCAGGAGCAAATAAGAGTAGTTTCCCTTGGATCTTaccacttttttcttcctccattttctaCTATGGTTGTTCAAAGCTATACTTTGTTGAAGCCAATTTTATACATTCATTGAGACTATTATGGTGCCAGAAATAACAACCAAGAATGTGTACTCAatccaagaaaaaaacagagttcACATTAGTTTTTTTCTGTCTGTTGtcctacaacacacacacacacacacacacacacacacagaggcacacccacacacagacagAAGTCAGATCTGTTTTCTGATTGTGACTTAAGTGCTATCTTTTGCTCTAAGACACACAATGACCTTTGTCAGTCATCTTTTTAAGTGTTTGCTTATGTCATGAAGGAACAATTGGAATGGAAAATATACACATGACCCATGACTGCTCTTGTAAATGTTACATAATCCAGTAAGTAGCTCTATTAATTGAAAATCAAAATAGCGGTGAGTTTATCACCCTGTAACATCTCTACAAAGCACAGTGGAGTGAGGGGTAAACTTCTTTAGTTTGTTTTAATGATATCTACCTACAGGAATTCTTTGAATTTGGGTTACTGTGATGTATTTTCATGAATGCTCATGGAAGTTATATAGCATAGATATGTAAGTGTCAGGAATAATTAACAATTTCAATTAAATTAagggtgatatttttaaaatgttttagatagAGGCTAACTAGGAGATAAGCATCTTACGATGCTCTTTTTTAccaaatttgaataaattattctcTAAATCTCAGTGCCTTAATTTTACCTTTACCTGCACACTTATTGGTTTatttctccaagaaagaaaactcttaattaacaaacaattacaaatataaaGCGAAAATCTCAAGTTCAAACTGGTCCTTAGGTGTCATTAAATTTCTAAGCCAGTAGATTTCAAATCAGGTTAAGTTTGACCAACCaaggggctttaaaaaaaaccctagtcTCTGGCTCCaccttatattattaaaataaaatccctgtGGGGTAGGGTAgaaagagttattttttaaagcatcttttcTCCTCCCCAGATGATGTCAATGTGTACTtttgttgagaaccactgttgaCAGAATTACATATACACAATTGATAAGTATATCAACATGAAGGGGTATGCTCACATATGTTTTACTGGTGGGGAGAGCATTAAAAACTGGAGACACTGAGCTATGATACAATTACTTGAATGCTATAATAAAGGTCTCTATATGAATATGATGAGAAACATTCAAGCAAGTGGAAGTAAGAGgatcagtgggagagggagggtagCTGGGTGGTAATTGGTCATTTCAGTGAAATCTCAGTGGGTCAGTTAGTGGAGTTCCAAGAGATATACCTGTTGATGCTCCAATGGCCCCAATGAGTATGGCTGGTAGAGCCATCACCAGGCATCCAAAAGCTGCCAGGAAAGACAGCACCTGAGCATAAGTGGCTGAGGATGAAGAGAGGACCCTCTGGAAGTAGGCCTGCCATGGGATTCCACCCAGCATCTGCATGGGAACAAAAGAGACTCAGAATGAATTGGAGCCGAGCAATATGtattaggatttttaaataagattttttaatagTCACATTCACAATAGTCATATGTATGATTCTTATGTACCATAAATGGTCCTACCTGCCAAACACCTCAATTGCAGTCACGTTGTTGTCCTGTTTTCAACTGTGCAGAATTTCCTGAAGTTTTTTCCTTCATTACATAGCCCaatcttttctattctttaattTACCTACTTCAAACTGCACTACAACTATCCAGAACTCTTCAATTTGTATTCACCTGGAGGTTTTAAccatcataattttatttttaaaaaattaagattctgAAAGGAGTaactttaatttgaattaataaaacccaataaatatttctggacCAGGTAGTATGATGGTTTTGAGGGGAATGGTTCTTGCTCTGGAGCTCCCTGTTCACTGGAAGAGTCAATGAAATGCAGCATTTTCCAAAGCAGGGTGTGCAGGGTGCTCAAGACAATATAAAGAGCatcaaaggaaaatgagaatttctaTTTATACTCAATTTTACCTCATACTTACATGTTACTTTTTCAATTAAATGATATAACATAGTAGTACACTATGTGTAAGTAATTCATAACTACACATACCTACATCAGGATTATGCTCAAAATTCTTATTGAGGATATACAATCATAAAAGTTTTGGAGACAGTGAACTGTAATGTAATTTGTTGCCTTCTATAAGGATGTATGAA encodes the following:
- the SLC5A7 gene encoding high affinity choline transporter 1 isoform X3 yields the protein MKVATWVGGGYINGTAEAVYVPDYGLAWAQAPIGYSLSLILGGLFFAKPMRSKGYVTMLDPFQQIYGKRMGGLLFIPALMGEMFWAAAIFSALGATISVIINVNVQASVIVSALIATLYTLVGGLYSVAYTDVVQLFCIFIGLWISVPFALSHSAVTDIGYTAMHTKYQKPWLGTIESFEVYTWLDSFLLLMLGGIPWQAYFQRVLSSSSATYAQVLSFLAAFGCLVMALPAILIGAIGASTDWNQTSYGPLDPKDNNEADMILPIVLKYLCPVYISFFGLGAVSAAVMSSADSSILSASSMFARNIYQLSFRQNASDKEIIWVMRITVFVFGASATAMALLTKTVYGLWYLSSDLVYIIIFPQLLCVLFVKGTNTYGAVAGYVSGLFLRITGGEPYLYLQPLIFYPGYYSDKNGIYNQRFPFKTLAMITSFLSNICISYLAKYLFESGSLPPKLDVFDAVVARHSEENMDKTILVKNENIKLDELAPVKPRQSLTLSSTFTNKEAFVDIDSSPEGSGTEDNA
- the SLC5A7 gene encoding high affinity choline transporter 1 isoform X2, whose amino-acid sequence is MTFHVEGLVAIIVFYLLILLVGIWAAWRTKNSGSSEERSEAIIVGGRDIGLLVGGFTMTATWVGGGYINGTAEAVYVPDYGLAWAQAPIGYSLSLILGATISVIINVNVQASVIVSALIATLYTLVGGLYSVAYTDVVQLFCIFIGLWISVPFALSHSAVTDIGYTAMHTKYQKPWLGTIESFEVYTWLDSFLLLMLGGIPWQAYFQRVLSSSSATYAQVLSFLAAFGCLVMALPAILIGAIGASTDWNQTSYGPLDPKDNNEADMILPIVLKYLCPVYISFFGLGAVSAAVMSSADSSILSASSMFARNIYQLSFRQNASDKEIIWVMRITVFVFGASATAMALLTKTVYGLWYLSSDLVYIIIFPQLLCVLFVKGTNTYGAVAGYVSGLFLRITGGEPYLYLQPLIFYPGYYSDKNGIYNQRFPFKTLAMITSFLSNICISYLAKYLFESGSLPPKLDVFDAVVARHSEENMDKTILVKNENIKLDELAPVKPRQSLTLSSTFTNKEAFVDIDSSPEGSGTEDNA
- the SLC5A7 gene encoding high affinity choline transporter 1 isoform X1; translation: MTFHVEGLVAIIVFYLLILLVGIWAAWRTKNSGSSEERSEAIIVGGRDIGLLVGGFTMTATWVGGGYINGTAEAVYVPDYGLAWAQAPIGYSLSLILGGLFFAKPMRSKGYVTMLDPFQQIYGKRMGGLLFIPALMGEMFWAAAIFSALGATISVIINVNVQASVIVSALIATLYTLVGGLYSVAYTDVVQLFCIFIGLWISVPFALSHSAVTDIGYTAMHTKYQKPWLGTIESFEVYTWLDSFLLLMLGGIPWQAYFQRVLSSSSATYAQVLSFLAAFGCLVMALPAILIGAIGASTDWNQTSYGPLDPKDNNEADMILPIVLKYLCPVYISFFGLGAVSAAVMSSADSSILSASSMFARNIYQLSFRQNASDKEIIWVMRITVFVFGASATAMALLTKTVYGLWYLSSDLVYIIIFPQLLCVLFVKGTNTYGAVAGYVSGLFLRITGGEPYLYLQPLIFYPGYYSDKNGIYNQRFPFKTLAMITSFLSNICISYLAKYLFESGSLPPKLDVFDAVVARHSEENMDKTILVKNENIKLDELAPVKPRQSLTLSSTFTNKEAFVDIDSSPEGSGTEDNA